A genome region from Blautia coccoides includes the following:
- a CDS encoding phosphoribosyltransferase has translation MEERMFKVYASGDEKIQLKVIPGHFATPQSHISHYLEMTTMKTRCAEASRIARYLSTKYETSTPVDSIICLDGLEVVGAFLAEELAKAGVLSMNAHKTIYIVTPEFNGNGQLMFRDNIQHMVRNRNVVILMGSITTGETLRKCMESILYYGGTIQGVSSIFSAVNKVAGLDINAVFYKKDVPDYQTHKASECPMCRNGQRLDAIVNGYGYSKL, from the coding sequence ATGGAAGAAAGAATGTTTAAGGTATACGCATCCGGTGATGAGAAGATTCAGTTAAAGGTGATCCCGGGACACTTTGCAACGCCGCAGTCCCATATCAGTCATTATTTGGAAATGACCACCATGAAGACACGCTGTGCGGAGGCTTCCAGGATTGCAAGATATCTTTCTACCAAATATGAGACATCCACGCCTGTGGATTCCATTATCTGTCTGGATGGATTGGAGGTTGTGGGAGCGTTTCTGGCAGAGGAGCTGGCAAAGGCCGGTGTACTGTCTATGAATGCGCATAAGACCATTTACATTGTCACTCCAGAATTCAACGGCAATGGACAGCTCATGTTCAGGGACAACATTCAGCACATGGTCAGAAACAGAAATGTGGTCATTCTGATGGGATCGATCACAACCGGTGAGACACTTCGGAAATGTATGGAGAGCATTCTCTATTATGGTGGTACCATTCAGGGTGTATCTTCAATCTTCAGTGCTGTGAATAAAGTGGCAGGCCTGGATATCAATGCTGTGTTTTATAAAAAGGATGTACCGGATTACCAGACACACAAAGCCAGTGAATGCCCAATGTGCAGAAACGGCCAGAGACTGGATGCCATTGTAAATGGATATGGATATTCTAAATTGTAA